Proteins from one Bradyrhizobium amphicarpaeae genomic window:
- a CDS encoding S24 family peptidase gives MVRQAKAQRMLTHGHIWAALDRLAARAGLSPSGLAKRAGLDPTTFNRSKRVTSDGRERWPSTESIAKALAAADASIESFARLIDEDAGDSRSVPLLGFALAGASGAFDETGLPSGKGWTETALPTAEDGRTFALEISGDALAPVYRSGDIILVSPGTPIRKGDRVVVKTGKGDVLVATLKRRTARALDLQPLEAAQAARTIEASDVAWVARIVWARQ, from the coding sequence ATGGTCAGGCAGGCCAAAGCGCAGAGGATGCTGACCCACGGCCATATCTGGGCCGCCCTGGATCGGCTGGCGGCGCGCGCCGGCCTGTCGCCGTCCGGCCTTGCCAAGCGCGCCGGGCTCGACCCCACCACTTTCAACAGGTCCAAGCGCGTCACCTCCGACGGCCGCGAGCGCTGGCCCTCGACCGAATCGATCGCGAAGGCGCTGGCCGCGGCCGACGCCTCAATCGAGAGCTTTGCGCGGCTGATCGACGAGGACGCAGGCGACAGCCGCTCGGTACCGCTGCTCGGCTTCGCGCTGGCCGGCGCGAGCGGCGCCTTCGACGAGACCGGCCTTCCTTCCGGCAAGGGCTGGACCGAGACGGCGCTGCCCACCGCCGAGGACGGCCGGACCTTTGCGCTGGAGATTTCCGGTGATGCGCTCGCGCCTGTTTATCGCAGCGGCGACATCATCCTTGTCTCGCCCGGCACGCCGATCCGCAAAGGGGATCGTGTGGTGGTGAAGACTGGAAAGGGCGACGTGCTCGTCGCGACGTTGAAGCGCCGCACGGCCAGGGCGCTGGACTTGCAGCCGCTCGAGGCGGCGCAGGCC